GCGGTGGTCGCGACGTACTCGATCGTCTCGGCGAGGCCGGTCACGAAGCCGCCCCATGGCCCCATCGCGGCCCTGGAGAAGGAGTAGGCGCCGCCCGTGTGCGGCATCGCCGACGACATCTCCCCGATCGAGAAGATGAGCCCGTAGTACATGACGACGAGCACCGCGAAGGCGATCAGCATGCCGCCGAAGCCGGCGAAGTCGATGCCGAAGTTCCACCCCGAGAAGTCGCCCGAGATGACGGCCGCGACGGCGAGGCCCCAGAGCCCCCAGACCCCGGCGGTGCGGGTGAGCTTGCGTTTCTCGAAGTACCCGGCCTCGGCGGTCGTGTACTTCACTCCCGAGACCTTCAGCGTGTCCTTGGTCATGGCGGTTCCCTTGCTCTCTCGAAGCGCGCGGCCGCAGCAGCGCGGGGGTGGGATGCGTTGGCCTGAACTATAGAGCGCCCAATGGTTGCCAGTACAGACCTTTTTGAAATGCATTCGGATGAATCCCGCGAGAACTGCGCGGAATCCGGCGAACATGTTCAACCACGCCTGTGGTGTAATGGTCGGCAACCCAGACCATTCACGACCCACGGAGGCAAAGCGGATGACGGCACCCACCGGATACCTCACCCTCGACGCGTTGCGCGGCGCGGTCGCCGACGGCCACGTCGACACCGTCATCGTCGCCTTCACCGACATGCAGGGCCGGCTCGTCGGCAAACGCGTCTCGGCGCGGCTCTTCCTCGAGGATGTCGCCGCGCACGGCGCGGAGTGCTGCAACTACCTGCTCGCCGTCGACGTCGACATGAACACCGTCGACGGCTATGCGATGTCGAGCTGGGAGCGCGGCTACGGCGACATGGCGATGATCCCCGACTTCCAGACCCTGCGCATGGCGCCCTGGCTCGAGGCGACGGCGCTCGTCACGGCCGACCTGCAATGGCTCGACGGCGCCTCCGTCGAGGCCTCGCCCCGGCGCATCCTGCAGCGGCAGCTCGAACGACTCGCCGAGCGCGGCCTCACCGCCTTCGTCGGCACCGAGCTCGAGTTCATCGTCTTCGACGACTCGTTCCGCACCGCCTGGCAGAAGGGCTACCGCGAGCTCACGCCGGCCAGCGACTACAACATCGACTACGCTCTGCTCGCCTCGACGCGCATGGAGCCACTGCTCCGCGACATCCGGAACTCGATGGACGGCGCGGGCATGTACTGCGAGGGCGTGAAGGGCGAGTGCAACCTCGGCCAGCAGGAGATCGCATTCCGCTACACGGATGCGCTCGGCACGTGCGACAACCACTCCGTCTACAAGAACGGTGCGAAGGAGATCGCCGACCGGCACGGCAAGTCGCTGACCTTCATGGCGAAGTTCAACGAGCGCGAGGGCAACAGCTGCCACATCCACATCTCCCTGCGCGGCGAGAACGGCGAAGCGGTCTTCAGCGACCCGGATGCCCCGCACGGCATGTCGACCCTGTTCCGTCGGTTCCTCGCGGGCCAGGTCGCCGCGATGCGCGAGCTCACGCTCTTCTCCGCACCGAACATCAACTCGTACAAGCGCTATGTCGCGGGCAGCTTCGCCCCGACCGCGATCGCCTGGGGTCTCGACAACCGCACGTGCGCGCTGCGCGTCGTGGGGCGCGGGCTCGGCATGCGCGTCGAGAACCGGGTGCCGGGCGGCGACGTGAACCAGTACCTCGCGGTCGCCGCCCTCATCGCAGCGGGCCTCGCGGGCATCGACGGCGAGCTCGAGCTCGACGACCTGTTCGAGGGCAACGCCTACGAGAGCGACGTGGCGCGCGTGCCGGCGACGCTGCGGGAGTCGGCCGACCTCTTCGCAGGCTCGGCGATCGCCCGCGAGGCGTTCGGCGACGAGGTCGTCGAGCACTACCTGAACAACGCACGCATCGAGCTCGCCGCCTACGACGCGGCCGTCACGGACTGGGAGCGGGTGCGTGGCTTCGAACGACTCTGAGCCGATGACGGATGCGCCAGCCACGGCGCCCGCACCGGCACCGGCACCGGCACCGGTGATCGGCATCACGACCTACCTCGAGCAGGCGCAGACCGGGGTGTGGGACGTGCGGGCCTCCTTCCTGCCGAAGGTCTACATCGACGCCGTCACCGACGCGGGCGGCATCGCCGTGCTGCTGCCGCCGCAACCCGCTGACGACGCGACCGCGCGGGCCGTGCTCGGCACGCTCGACGGGCTCATCGTCTCGGGCGGCGCCGACGTCGACCCCGCGCGCTACGGCCAGACGCCGCACGAGCGCACCGGCGCGCCGCGCACCGATCGCGACGAATGGGAGGACCACCTGCTGACCGCGGCCATCGACCTCGAGCTGCCGTTCCTCGGCATCTGCCGCGGCGCACAGATGCTGAACGTGGCGCTCGGCGGCACGCTCGTGCAGCACCTGCCCGACGTCGTCGGCAGCGACGCCTATCAGCCGGGGCCCGCGCAATTCGGCGAGACCGCCGCGATCGTCGAGCCCGACTCGCGTCTGGCGGCCGTGCTCGGTGACGCCGCGACTCCCCTGCCGATCCACGTCTACCACCACCAGGCGCTCGACGAGGTGGCCGACGGCCTGCGGGTGACCGCCCGCACCGACGACGGCGTCATCGAGGCCGTCGAGCTCGAGACGGTGCCGTTCGGCATCGGGGTGCAATGGCATCCCGAGGAGAACGCCGCCGACCGCCGGCTCTTCGCCGGACTCGTCGACGCGGCCCGCGAGCACCGCGCCGCACGCTCCGCGACCGCTGCCTCGAACGCCCCTTCCGAAAGGACCGCCCAGTGACCCACACGATCGTCAACCCCGCCGACGAGAGCGTCGTGACCACGGTCGCCGCCGCGTCGATCGAAGACACCGATGCCGCGATCGCCCGCGCCGCCGCGGCGCAGCGCGACTGGGCCCGCCTCGCGCCCGTCGATCGTGCACGCCTCCTCCGCCGCTTCGCCGACGCCGTCGACGGCGCGGTCGAGGAGCTCGCGGCCATCGAGATGCGCAATTCGGGGCATCCGATCAGCCAGGCCCGGTGGGAGGCGGGGCACGTGCGCGACGTGCTCGAGTACTACTCCGCCTCGCCCGAACGTCTCTTCGGCCGTCAGATCCCCGTGGCGGGCGGTCTCGACGTCACCTTCCAGGAGCCGCTCGGCGTCGTCGGCGTGATCACGCCGTGGAACTTCCCGATGACGATCGCCGCGTGGGGCTTCGCGCCCGCGCTCGCGGCCGGCAACGCCGTCGTGCTGAAGCCCGCCGAGTGGACCCCGCTCACGAGCATGCGACTCGCCGAACTCGGGCTCGAGGCGGGCCTTCCCGACGGCCTCTTCCAGGTGATCCCCGGCAAGGGATCGGTCGTCGGCCAGCGCTTCGTGACGAACGAGACCGTGCGCAAGATCGTCTTCACCGGCTCGACCGAGATCGGCAAGCAGATCATGTCGGGCTGCGCCGACCAGGTGAAGCGCGTGACCCTCGAACTCGGCGGCAAGAGCGCCAACATCGTCTTCGCCGACGCCGACCTCGAACGCGCCGCGGCGACCGCGCCCTACGGCGTCTTCGAGAACGCCGGCCAGGACTGCTGCGCGCGCAGCCGGATCCTCGTCGAGCGGAGCGTCTACGAGCGCTTCATGGAGCTGCTCGAACCCGCTGTCGCGGGTGTTCGGGTCGGCGATCCCGCCGACGAGGCGACCGAGATGGGCCCGCTCGTCGCCGAAGCCCACCTCGAGCGCGTGCGCTCCTTCGTGCCGGACGACTCGGAGCTCGCGTTCCGCGCCACCGCGCCCACGGGCCCGGGCTTCTGGTTCCCGCCCACCGTGCTCACGCCCGCGCGCGACTCGCGCACCGCCCGCGAGGAGATCTTCGGCCCCGTCGTCTCGGTGTTCCCGTTCGACGACGAAGACGACGCGGTGCGCTTCGCGAATGCGAGCGAGTACGGCCTCTCGGGCTCGATCTGGACCCGCGACCTGAGCCGCGGCATCCGCGTCGCCCGAGCCGTCGAGTCGGGCAACCTCTCGGTGAACTCGCACTCCTCGGTGCGCTACTCGACGCCGTTCGGCGGGTTCAAGCAGTCGGGCCTCGGCCGCGAGCTCGGACCCGACGCTCCACTCGCCTTCACCGAGACCAAGAACGTCTTCCTCGCCGTCGACTGACGACACGAACCCTACGACAGGAGCACCATGACCGACCTTCCACGCATCGACCTCACCCAGCGCCTCGCCGGCCGCGTGGCCGTGATCACCGGCGGCGCCTCGGGCATCGGCCTCGCGACAGCCAAGCGCCTCGCAGCCGAGGGCGCGCACGTCGTCATCGGCGACATGGACGCCACGACCGGACCGGCAGCCGCCGAACTCGTCGGCGGACTGTTCGTGCAGGTCGACGTCACCGACGAGGCCCAGGTCGACCACCTCTTCGACGAGGCCGCCCGCGTCTACGGCTCGGTCGACATCGCCTTCAACAACGCGGGCATCTCGCCGCCCGACGACGACTCGATCGAGACGACCGAGCTGCCGGCCTGGCAGAAGGTGCAGGACGTCAACCTGAAGTCGGTCTACCTGTGCTCGCGCGCGGCCCTGCGGCACATGGTCGCGCAGGGGCGCGGCTCGATCATCAACACGGCCTCGTTCGTGGCGGTGCTGGGGTCGGCGACCTCGCAGATCTCGTACACGGCGTCGAAGGGCGGCGTGCTCGCGATGAGCCGCGAGCTCGGCGTGCAGTTCGCACGGCAGGGCATCCGCGTGAACGCGCTCTGCCCGGGCCCGGTGAACACGCCGCTGCTGCAGGAGCTGTTCGCGAAGGACCAGGAGCGTGCGCAGCGCCGCCTCGTGCACATCCCCGTGGGTCGCTTCGCCGAACCCGAGGAGCTCGCGGCGGCGGTCGCGTTCCTCGCGAGCGACGATGCCTCGTTCATCACCGGCTCGACGTTCCTCGTCGACGGCGGCATCAGCTCGGCCTACGTCACACCGCTCTAGGCTCGAAGCATGGGCGATGCGGTGGACGACGAGCAGGCCGAGCAGGCCGAACCGGCCGAGGTGCTGAGCGCCGGGCTGCTGCTCACCCCGGCGCGCCCCGCCAACGCCTTCGAGGAGACGGTGCAGCGGCTGCTGCAGTCGATCCGGTTGGGGCTCATCGGCCCCGGCGAGCGACTGCCCGCCGAGCGCGAGC
The DNA window shown above is from Agromyces cerinus and carries:
- a CDS encoding 3-oxoacyl-ACP reductase, translating into MTDLPRIDLTQRLAGRVAVITGGASGIGLATAKRLAAEGAHVVIGDMDATTGPAAAELVGGLFVQVDVTDEAQVDHLFDEAARVYGSVDIAFNNAGISPPDDDSIETTELPAWQKVQDVNLKSVYLCSRAALRHMVAQGRGSIINTASFVAVLGSATSQISYTASKGGVLAMSRELGVQFARQGIRVNALCPGPVNTPLLQELFAKDQERAQRRLVHIPVGRFAEPEELAAAVAFLASDDASFITGSTFLVDGGISSAYVTPL
- a CDS encoding gamma-glutamyl-gamma-aminobutyrate hydrolase family protein, with translation MTDAPATAPAPAPAPAPVIGITTYLEQAQTGVWDVRASFLPKVYIDAVTDAGGIAVLLPPQPADDATARAVLGTLDGLIVSGGADVDPARYGQTPHERTGAPRTDRDEWEDHLLTAAIDLELPFLGICRGAQMLNVALGGTLVQHLPDVVGSDAYQPGPAQFGETAAIVEPDSRLAAVLGDAATPLPIHVYHHQALDEVADGLRVTARTDDGVIEAVELETVPFGIGVQWHPEENAADRRLFAGLVDAAREHRAARSATAASNAPSERTAQ
- a CDS encoding glutamine synthetase family protein; translation: MTAPTGYLTLDALRGAVADGHVDTVIVAFTDMQGRLVGKRVSARLFLEDVAAHGAECCNYLLAVDVDMNTVDGYAMSSWERGYGDMAMIPDFQTLRMAPWLEATALVTADLQWLDGASVEASPRRILQRQLERLAERGLTAFVGTELEFIVFDDSFRTAWQKGYRELTPASDYNIDYALLASTRMEPLLRDIRNSMDGAGMYCEGVKGECNLGQQEIAFRYTDALGTCDNHSVYKNGAKEIADRHGKSLTFMAKFNEREGNSCHIHISLRGENGEAVFSDPDAPHGMSTLFRRFLAGQVAAMRELTLFSAPNINSYKRYVAGSFAPTAIAWGLDNRTCALRVVGRGLGMRVENRVPGGDVNQYLAVAALIAAGLAGIDGELELDDLFEGNAYESDVARVPATLRESADLFAGSAIAREAFGDEVVEHYLNNARIELAAYDAAVTDWERVRGFERL
- a CDS encoding aldehyde dehydrogenase family protein, producing the protein MTHTIVNPADESVVTTVAAASIEDTDAAIARAAAAQRDWARLAPVDRARLLRRFADAVDGAVEELAAIEMRNSGHPISQARWEAGHVRDVLEYYSASPERLFGRQIPVAGGLDVTFQEPLGVVGVITPWNFPMTIAAWGFAPALAAGNAVVLKPAEWTPLTSMRLAELGLEAGLPDGLFQVIPGKGSVVGQRFVTNETVRKIVFTGSTEIGKQIMSGCADQVKRVTLELGGKSANIVFADADLERAAATAPYGVFENAGQDCCARSRILVERSVYERFMELLEPAVAGVRVGDPADEATEMGPLVAEAHLERVRSFVPDDSELAFRATAPTGPGFWFPPTVLTPARDSRTAREEIFGPVVSVFPFDDEDDAVRFANASEYGLSGSIWTRDLSRGIRVARAVESGNLSVNSHSSVRYSTPFGGFKQSGLGRELGPDAPLAFTETKNVFLAVD